ACGAGATACAGAGAGTTTCCTTGATGTCGATTAATGGCGAAACAACAATGAATTTACTGTTCTCAAATATCGTTCTGTCGTTTATCTTTATGCTTTTGAGTTTCATGCTTTTCAGGTACAGATCAGACCGCCTTTCTGCTATGTAATACAGCTACCACTGTGCTATAATTTAGCTGAAACTTCTCTTTTCTCACCAGAAAGTAAAGCATTCCTTGCTCTTCATTAACGAGTTCCACAGCTTTTTTGATCATGTTCCATCTCTATTGATCCTTCTATTAAAAGGAGGGAACAGAGATGCATATAGTTTGTAGCATGGAACTCTCGCTTGAAACCAGGAACTCTTCTAATGTTATAACGAACATATCGAAATATCTCGCAAGAAACATGAAGCTTGGAGCACGTGGTGATTCACTGAACATAAGAATAATAGGTGATGACAGACTTTTTGTCCGCATTGCAACAGAGCAGGGGAGCTGTACGATTAACGAGGTCTTCGAGAGAATTGGTGGTTATTTAAGCCTCATTTCCGATGCACTGAGAAAAACCACCGGGAACTACACCGTTTCAAAGACGTTCATCTACCATGAAAAGGGAACACAGACCTATTTAATTTCCTGAGTTTTTGATTTATTTTTAATACTAAAGAATTTTATTTTCGTTTTATTTTGTTTTTTAGTACCAGAATATGGCTGTATATAGCTTATACAGTTTAGTGTGGTTATTGGTTGTGAAATCAACACGCATTAAACGAAAGAAAACGTAAAAATATGAAAGAAAACGAAAGGATCGTGAAATAATCTAATATATTTGTCGCTATTCTTACGAAAGCATGAAATATCGGATTTTGATTGAAGAGTCTTAGATGATATCCTCCCAGATAGGGAGGGGATATTATTCTATTTGAAGAAAGAAAAAGTTATATAATTGACAAACTTAGTAAGTATGGAAAAATCTTCAGTTCATCACTGGCTGAGGAACTTGGAGTATCGGAAGTTACAATCAGGTCTGATCTGAAAAAGCTGGAACAACAGGGCTTTTTGAAACGAGTACATGGTGGGGCTGTAAGTTTGAGACCGCATAGGTATGACCCCCAATTTCAGGAACAGATAGCGGTAGATGTGGAGGAAAAAAAGCGGATTGCCAGGAAAGCAGTAACTTTTGTTGAGAAGAACGATGTGATTTTCGTGGATTCGGGTAGTACGACTCTCTTCTTTGTTGAAGAACTTCTTAAATCACCTCCTATTAACCTTACCATTGTAACTAATTCCCTTTATGTGATAAATACTGTGGTTCAACATCCCACGATAAAACTTGTTGTCCTTGGAGGGTATTTTCAATACAGCACGATGAACTTTCTGGACCTCGAAATCAACCCATTCTTTGAAAGGTATCATGTGAACAAAGCCTTCATGGGAGTCAATGGAATCGATGAAATAGGTTATTATTCTTCCACACTATTAGAAGCGGAAACAAAGAGACTCATTATAAAATCCAGTCCGAAAGTGTTTATTCTCGCAAGCTCCTCAAAGATATTTAAGAAGTCTCTTGTGCTTGTTGATAGGTGGCAAGGGACAGAAACTCTTGTTGTTTCAACAAAAGATCGGGAGCAATTACTCAAATTGAAAATGGTGGAAAGGGAAGATAAGTTTACTATCTTAAACTCTGGTCCCCTCGGGGATCCTGATTGGAGGGATTAACGTGAAGAAATTTACAATTCTGCTGGTAATAGTGTTAATGCTAGCATTGTCAATCACGGCTTTTGCGAAGAGGGTTCAGATTAAACTGTGGTTCCATTCCGGCCGCGGTTCAGAAAGAGCCGTTATTGAGGATCAAGTAAAGCGATTCAATGCCATGCAGGACGAGATCGAGATCATAGCGATTCAATTGCCCGAAGGAAGTTACAATGATCAGGTGAACGCAGCGGCTCTGGCCAATGGACTTCCTGATATTCTCGATCTCGATGGACCATATGTATCTAATTACGCCTGGGCAGGGTACCTTTATCCGCTCGACGAATTTATCTCCCCCGAATTGAAGAAGGATTTCCTGCCTTCCATCATTTCCCAGGGTCTTTACAGTGGAAGTATCTACGCCCTCGGCACCTTTGACTCCGGTCTCGCAATATGGGGAAACAGAGAATATCTGGAAAAAATAGATGCAAGGATTCCAAAGAGTGTTGATGATGCCTGGACTTTTGAAGAATTTATGGACATCCTCAGAAAATTGAAAGAACTCCCTGAGATCAAGTATCCACTGGATATGAAAATCAATTATGGTGTTGGTGAGTGGTACACATACGGTTTTTCTCCGATCTTCCAGGCGTTCGGTGCCGATCTCATCGACCGCAGCG
This genomic interval from Kosmotoga pacifica contains the following:
- a CDS encoding ABC transporter substrate-binding protein; amino-acid sequence: MKKFTILLVIVLMLALSITAFAKRVQIKLWFHSGRGSERAVIEDQVKRFNAMQDEIEIIAIQLPEGSYNDQVNAAALANGLPDILDLDGPYVSNYAWAGYLYPLDEFISPELKKDFLPSIISQGLYSGSIYALGTFDSGLAIWGNREYLEKIDARIPKSVDDAWTFEEFMDILRKLKELPEIKYPLDMKINYGVGEWYTYGFSPIFQAFGADLIDRSDYMSADGILNGPEALAAAAWFQALFAQGFVNSNPPGDNEFIEGKAALSWVGHWVYNQYKTALGDKLVLIPMPKFFKQATGMGSWAWSITTNSKHPEAAWKFLEFILRPEEILKMTNANGAVPSRKSAIALSPLYGEGGPLNIFVQQLETIAVPRPVTPAYPTITAAFAKAIDNIINGSDIREELNRATKEINEDIEYNEGYPVY
- a CDS encoding DeoR/GlpR family DNA-binding transcription regulator, with protein sequence MRPHRYDPQFQEQIAVDVEEKKRIARKAVTFVEKNDVIFVDSGSTTLFFVEELLKSPPINLTIVTNSLYVINTVVQHPTIKLVVLGGYFQYSTMNFLDLEINPFFERYHVNKAFMGVNGIDEIGYYSSTLLEAETKRLIIKSSPKVFILASSSKIFKKSLVLVDRWQGTETLVVSTKDREQLLKLKMVEREDKFTILNSGPLGDPDWRD